One Marinifilum sp. JC120 genomic window carries:
- the hemB gene encoding porphobilinogen synthase gives MVFDFHRGRRLRRTPIIRDLVRETTLSANDLMMPYFVYETDDENFKKEVSSMPGQFQLSLKQLEIKVEEAIANGLKSLILFGIPAEKDPAGTQAYAEDGIVQQAVRMLKKRWPALLVCTDVCLCEFTSHGHCGLVKDEEILNDATLDLLAKTALSHAKAGADMVAPSDMMDGRVAAIREILDENGYADLPLMSYAVKYASGYYGPFREAAEGAPQFGDRKTYQMDPANAREGLREAAADVIEGADILMVKPAGPYMDIIRQTRDNFDLPVAAYQVSGEYSMIKAAALNGWIDEESVVHESLIGLKRAGADLILTYFTEDVLKRLSEK, from the coding sequence ATGGTATTCGACTTTCATAGGGGACGCAGACTTAGGCGCACCCCGATTATTCGTGATCTGGTCAGGGAAACCACTCTTTCCGCCAATGATCTTATGATGCCCTACTTCGTCTATGAAACAGACGATGAAAATTTCAAAAAAGAAGTTTCCTCCATGCCCGGTCAGTTTCAGCTCAGCCTGAAACAGCTGGAAATTAAAGTGGAGGAAGCTATTGCAAACGGACTGAAAAGCCTGATCCTCTTCGGCATTCCCGCTGAAAAGGACCCCGCAGGCACTCAGGCCTACGCCGAGGACGGCATTGTGCAGCAGGCCGTGCGCATGCTGAAAAAACGCTGGCCCGCGCTGCTGGTCTGTACTGACGTGTGTTTGTGTGAGTTCACCTCCCACGGACATTGCGGACTTGTTAAGGATGAAGAAATCCTCAACGACGCAACTCTGGACCTGCTGGCTAAAACAGCCCTCTCTCACGCCAAGGCTGGAGCGGACATGGTCGCACCGTCTGACATGATGGACGGACGTGTTGCCGCTATCCGTGAGATTTTGGATGAAAACGGCTACGCCGACCTGCCACTCATGTCCTATGCGGTTAAATATGCATCCGGCTACTATGGTCCTTTCCGTGAAGCAGCGGAAGGCGCACCCCAATTCGGCGACCGCAAAACCTATCAGATGGACCCGGCCAACGCCCGTGAAGGCCTGCGTGAAGCAGCAGCCGACGTGATCGAAGGTGCGGACATCCTCATGGTAAAACCTGCCGGACCTTACATGGACATTATCCGCCAGACCCGTGATAATTTCGACCTGCCCGTGGCAGCTTATCAGGTCAGCGGTGAATATTCCATGATCAAGGCTGCGGCCTTGAACGGCTGGATCGACGAAGAATCCGTGGTCCATGAATCCCTCATCGGCCTGAAACGGGCAGGAGCGGATTTGATTCTGACCTACTTTACCGAAGACGTACTCAAAAGACTGAGCGAGAAATAA
- the ahbD gene encoding heme b synthase — protein sequence MSDKKMTGGHPGGHPGGGHPGGKTGHPGGGHPGGHPGVHPIPQKNADGSPPLRLIAWEITRSCNLACKHCRAEAHPEPYPGELSTEEAKALIDTFPETGDPIIIFTGGEPLLRHDVFELVSYANDKGLRCVMAPNGTLLTAENSVQLKEVGVQRCSISIDAKEAKYHDEFRGEKGAFDMSMQGIQYLKDAGIEFQINTTVTRNNLHMFKDIFHLAKDLGAAAWHIFLLVPTGRAAELGAEVISADEYEEVLNWFYDFQKTTDMQLKATCAPHYHRILRQRAKEEGIPVNFENFGLDAVSRGCLGGVGFCFISHRGQVQPCGYLDLDCGNVREIPFPEIWAKSPQFLNLRNPDTYDGKCGHCEYEKVCGGCRARAQTMEDNYLGPEPLCSYEPKKKPKTKK from the coding sequence ATGAGCGATAAAAAAATGACAGGTGGACACCCCGGCGGACATCCGGGTGGCGGTCATCCCGGTGGAAAAACCGGACATCCCGGTGGCGGACATCCCGGAGGACATCCGGGCGTACATCCCATCCCCCAGAAGAATGCTGACGGCTCACCGCCGCTCAGACTTATTGCATGGGAAATCACCCGCTCCTGCAACCTTGCCTGCAAACATTGTAGAGCTGAAGCACACCCCGAACCTTATCCGGGTGAGCTTTCCACCGAAGAAGCAAAAGCACTTATCGATACCTTCCCTGAAACCGGGGACCCGATCATCATCTTCACCGGCGGCGAACCGCTGCTGCGCCATGATGTTTTCGAACTGGTCTCCTACGCCAATGACAAGGGTCTGCGTTGCGTAATGGCTCCCAACGGAACCCTGCTTACCGCAGAAAATTCCGTACAGCTCAAGGAAGTTGGCGTTCAGCGTTGCTCAATCTCCATTGATGCGAAGGAAGCTAAATATCACGACGAATTCCGTGGCGAAAAAGGTGCATTTGATATGTCCATGCAGGGCATCCAGTATCTGAAAGATGCCGGAATCGAGTTCCAGATCAATACCACTGTGACTCGTAACAACCTGCACATGTTCAAGGATATCTTCCATCTGGCAAAAGACCTTGGAGCAGCCGCATGGCACATTTTCCTGCTGGTTCCCACCGGACGTGCAGCGGAACTTGGGGCGGAAGTAATTTCTGCTGATGAATACGAAGAAGTCCTTAACTGGTTCTACGATTTCCAGAAAACCACCGACATGCAGCTCAAGGCCACCTGCGCACCGCATTATCACCGCATTCTGCGCCAGCGGGCCAAAGAGGAAGGCATTCCGGTCAACTTTGAAAACTTCGGCCTGGATGCGGTCAGTCGCGGCTGTCTCGGCGGTGTAGGATTTTGTTTCATATCACATCGCGGACAGGTACAGCCCTGCGGTTATCTTGACCTTGATTGTGGTAACGTGCGCGAAATTCCTTTCCCGGAAATCTGGGCAAAATCACCGCAATTCCTGAATCTGCGCAACCCCGACACATATGATGGCAAGTGCGGTCACTGTGAATACGAAAAAGTTTGCGGCGGCTGCCGTGCGCGCGCCCAGACCATGGAAGACAACTATCTCGGACCTGAACCGCTCTGTTCTTACGAGCCTAAGAAGAAGCCAAAGACTAAAAAATAA
- a CDS encoding Lrp/AsnC family transcriptional regulator: protein MDAVDKNILGIIQSGFPIVSRPYEEIGKMVGVSEDEALSRVNVLREDGVIRRVGANFGSRELGWHSTLCAASVPEDKIDEFVAEVNRHSGVTHNYLRENDFNIWFTFIGPDKETVQATLSAITEKTGIRVLYLPATKMFKIKVDFDMKEDKEKK, encoded by the coding sequence ATGGACGCAGTAGATAAAAATATTCTCGGCATTATCCAGTCTGGGTTCCCCATTGTTTCCCGCCCTTACGAAGAGATCGGCAAAATGGTTGGTGTATCCGAAGACGAGGCTCTTTCACGGGTGAACGTCCTGCGCGAAGACGGTGTTATTCGCCGCGTAGGTGCCAACTTCGGTTCCCGTGAACTGGGCTGGCATTCCACTCTTTGCGCAGCAAGTGTGCCCGAAGATAAAATTGATGAATTTGTAGCCGAGGTTAACCGCCACAGCGGAGTTACCCACAACTACCTGCGTGAAAACGACTTCAACATCTGGTTTACCTTCATCGGTCCGGACAAGGAGACCGTACAGGCCACTCTCAGCGCAATTACTGAGAAGACCGGTATCCGCGTTCTCTATCTGCCCGCCACCAAAATGTTCAAAATCAAGGTTGATTTTGACATGAAGGAAGACAAGGAGAAAAAATAA
- the rpe gene encoding ribulose-phosphate 3-epimerase yields the protein MAAKETIISPSLLSCDFSRLADELKALEEAGLKWAHLDVMDGKFVPNITFGPPVIKSMRKECNLFFDCHLMIEQPERYIDEFCDAGADLLCIHAESTVHLERAVAAIAERDVKPAVALNPATPLESIKYLLPQLHMVLIMSVNPGFGGQKYIPFCTQKVRDLRAMIDEMGADTLIQLDGGVTMENCRELVEAGADVLVSGSAFFKYPPYAERHQLFLETCAG from the coding sequence ATGGCAGCCAAGGAAACCATCATTTCCCCATCCCTACTTTCCTGTGACTTCAGCCGTCTTGCCGACGAACTGAAAGCACTGGAAGAAGCGGGCCTCAAGTGGGCGCACCTCGACGTTATGGACGGAAAATTCGTGCCCAACATCACCTTCGGGCCTCCGGTAATCAAGTCCATGCGCAAGGAATGCAATTTGTTCTTCGACTGCCATCTCATGATCGAGCAGCCCGAACGCTACATTGATGAATTCTGCGATGCCGGGGCTGATCTGCTCTGTATCCACGCCGAATCCACAGTACACCTTGAGCGCGCAGTGGCAGCCATTGCCGAACGCGACGTGAAACCCGCAGTTGCCCTCAATCCCGCTACACCGCTGGAATCCATCAAATACCTGCTTCCGCAGCTGCACATGGTGCTGATCATGTCCGTCAACCCCGGTTTCGGCGGTCAGAAATACATCCCCTTCTGTACCCAGAAGGTACGTGATCTGCGAGCTATGATTGATGAAATGGGTGCCGACACCCTTATCCAGCTGGATGGTGGCGTGACCATGGAAAACTGTCGTGAACTGGTCGAAGCAGGCGCGGACGTGCTTGTTTCCGGCTCCGCGTTTTTCAAATATCCGCCTTACGCAGAGAGACATCAGCTTTTTCTGGAGACCTGCGCAGGCTAG